AAATTTGAAGGCCCAACTTGTGTGCCAAAGCGCAACATGCATGGTACAAGTTGGGCCGGGCCTTCTTTGGGCCAACTAAAAGCCCGATTAGTATAAGTCCCACCTATCATTTTATCATTGTTTTGACCAGAAGTAACGCAATTTTTTCACAATCCTAAAGCAGAACCTTAGATAACATAATCTTCTTGCATATGGTCCCGGCCAAGGCACGATGATCGTTGAGGCTGGAGCTCTGCTTGCACTCCGAACCTATTTGCTTACTCGTAACCGACTTTTAAGGTTAAAAATAATTCTCACTTGAATTAAAATTCAGGTTAAAATTATTCGTTCACTGTTGTTTGTTTGATAGCGAGTCAATGGCTCCGAAACTAAGAAATTTTCCATTTTTCAGTTATTCCATCGAAAATTTacacaaaaaaactttttcAATAATCAAACTTTTTATTATGATATTCCTGAGAAACGTGAGTTACATACAGCCGAAGTTAATTTACGGCGCGTGAAAAAGATGAAATTAAGCCCAAAAGTACTTCTAGCGGCCTATAGCCTATTGTCAATCGGCCCAAGCTTCACACACACAccgaaaaaaaacaaaaaaacaaaaacaaaaacaaaagagaaaaaaggggcaaggttttgggtttttcttGTCGCGCAAGTTCTTTGTGGAATCGTCGCCtcctttttgtttaattttctctctctctctctctctctctctctcccccgccCTGCAGGCCTGCACGTCTGTGAATCGGCGATGGAGGAGGCGACGACGCCGGAGCCCGTTTGCGCGAAGGAGGCTCTCGACCTCCTCAACTGcgtcgccgcctcgcccttcGACCGCGACACCTGCCTCCGCCTCGTCGATGCCCTCCGCACCTGCGTCCTCCACAAGGTTCCatcataaacaaaatttaatgaTGATCGTGATTGTGCTTTTGATTGTTCTTTTGCATAGCTTTCGTAGAATCAAGATTCAACTAGGGATTAGAGACTTTAGGGGCGAAAAGATCACTAAGCTTAAACCTAATCCTAATGTGCGAAATATCAAATGAATTTTGCAAAATCGTAGTGCAGTTTTCGTAATATATCTGAGTCCATGATCATGAGAGATACTTACCCTAATGTTTACCCTCTCATTTGAATGTTATACATTTGGACGCTAGAATTAAGAATAGACCCGTCTCTCAAGCTCTCCCGGTTATCTGTAAATTATGAGCTTGTAGCCCGATGTGGAGCGGAATTCTAACATCATCTAGGGCGATGTGATGTTCGCAAGGGTTTGAGATTTTTGAAGCTAAGGTTGTGAAAATTTGTTCGATTTGTTGGATCTAACGGGCGAATTGTTGGATGGTGGTTTCAGGGTTGCTAATActaaatcctaatctagttgGGGTTTGCTTTAAGTGATTGCTGGAGTTCAGAATTGGTAATTAAGAGtgaggaaaggagaaaaaaaaaaaaaaagtcgaagAGAAGAAAGACTTTTTTAAATTCCTCCTGATTTGTTGCTAAACTATATGGGCTAGATCTAAATTGCAAGTAGGGTTGTAACGTAGATGAGTTTAATGTACAGTGAATGAAACCCTATATGCTGGTCCAACAGTGCTTGGTTGACTGGAGTATTGAAGAGATGAAGGCTGTAATAGCATAAAGAAAAATGATGGCTGGTTATATGTTATCTTCAGCAAAGAGAGCCTGCAATAACATAGATGATAAGTTAGTGCGGTATGTATCATGATGTTTGTGCAGGTAAGATGGTTTAGTTTATGCTGccttttttccccccctttttcttttgagatgAATGGAAAGTACAGAACAAGCCAAGAAAAGGAGATTCCCTCATAATCTATTGGTTGTTGATGACTACACCTTTGATTCTGATGGTTGATATTGATGGCTCAGGACGACACCTTTGATTCCAGTTTTATTGAACATTCCACCAATGAATTCGCTAGGAACCTCTTTAGTAAGTGGAATATACTGAATTGTGCTCAATCGAATATTGTAAAGCCCCAGTTTTCGACTGTTGTATCCTTTGTGTACTCTTATGTTCTTTAATTTGATGCTTCTTGTTGTCGGGATGCTAAACAAGTACCTTGACTGTGGTCGAACCACTAATTTTCTGGCCAATGTCGACTCTTCTAGAGCATTTGTTTGTAATGTTGTTCTGTTATTACTTACTATGAAAATAAGCTATGCGTGGAGAAATGAGGTGCCTCTAATGATGCTAAGATATATGAATTTGAGGAATTGTTGAAAAAACGAAGGTTTGTTTGCAAATACTAGGTGGGGAAGCACTGATATGAAATGTCGGAAGGATGTTTATGTAACCGTCTTGTAGTATGAGCGCTGCAGGGTAAGGACCTCTTTCGGACCCCTGTAGGTGCAGCCGTTTTGTTTTTCTGAGATGTGGAACCTTCATGAAGATTTCATCATGATTGCATGCCCTGGTACATTTAAAATGTCTGGTAGCTTGAATGGTTTGTTTTTCCGAAAGTGTGTGTTTCGGATGCCTGGTCCAATAAAAATGCTGCTTCAGTACAAATTCTTTCTCACACTACGAATGTTATACCGGAAATTAAGTATATATCATCGTATCAGAACTAATTTGAATTTACAGTATATATCCTCGTATTTGAATTGGACGTGTTATACCTTAAAtgtctcttttctttctctagaAAGTGAAGAAATTCTCGCTGGCGCAAAAGAGTTCTGCAGCTGAAGTTCCAGAAAGCAAGGACAAGGCTTGATTACCTGGGCACTAGCTCGGGAATTTTTGCGGCATTTTTTCAAAATGACTAATTCTGTAGTTCTCCTATATATGTTTAGCCTAGTTATGTGCGGCAAAAcacaaaaaggagaaaattttgATGCCTTATGATAATTTTTGCTTCTTACTCATGCCTTTTGACATATTCTTCATGAGTTCGTTTTCTGACAATTCACTTGCCCTCATTTCTTTGTATCTTTCAATCTAATGGAGAGCGTTAGCTGCAAAATCCTTTGGTGAAttgtctttcttttttctcataTCCGAAAGAAATTTTGATGCAAATCCAATTAGTGTTGTACTAGGAAATGGGAATGTTGAAAAGGTGTCTATTCTATTCTACCTGTTTGTTGCAATTGAACCCAATTGATTGGCGAATAGTTCTCGACAACATCTAGCATATTGTAATCAGTGACATGCTAGAATACTCCTTTGAACAACGTTTTGAATCATTCAAAGTTACAAATCGCAGCATATAATATGGGTGATGTTATGCATTGGTTTTCCTAATGAATGAAATCAAGTAATTTTGAGAAATTTTAGGATGAGAATAAAGAGCGAAATGAGCTTGAAGCGAACATGCTCAGCAGTTTCGAACAACTACATAGCAAGTAACAAGAGAAATCAAATAGAAGAAACATGGTGCCCATAAGCAATGGTTCATATTTTGCATGTACATTGGTTTTTTCAGGTTCTTTGAACATTACACGAATTACTGCAACATAGGAGAAGAAGCCAACAAAACCAAAAGAGCACCACAAAAGAGCAATCCAATCACAAAGTCCATGTCCCAAAAATCAACAATAAGATTCAAACAATCCAACCCCATCCTCTCTAACTTGGTTCACAACTAATATCTCTATTCAGATCCATATGAGAGGGTTTTAGAAGAGCTTGTAGGGAGAGGAGGCATCCAACGGGTGGATGAGGTAGGTGAGGACGAGGGCCACAAGCATCAGCACATACGCAATGCATTGGTCAATTGATGTTCCTGCAGAgagaggaaatttttttttaaaaaaggtttaattagttaaaagccgaaaaaaaaaaagaaaaagaaggaaaagctAAACTGAGAATGGGTATTACATGGCTATATCATTCCAGATCAACCCTACTACCCCACATAAAAGTAGGATCTAAATGAAGAGAATAAAACTTTAAGACTTAATTAAGATATAGATCTTCAGAGTTGCGTTGCAATGCTGTCGTTAGCAAACGGAATTTGTTGTCATCCATTTTTTTTCGATCATAGAGCCtcaaaattgacgatcggcgtcattgaacatgatctatatcatttaaagtatctaaaaatcaaatttcatgttttttcgatattattctcttatccatctaAGTTGacaaaaaaatgaacgactgaaaatgaatatcctctaaaaattaatgataggaattttgtaatcaagatcaaaagcaTAAATCTTGTGCTAAatagttcaaaaaaaattttaaccaaaatttaattaatttggatatcttcacatatttaacgaaaaaatatctcaaatcaaccattaaaattataaattttaaaaacctttaatcattagg
This DNA window, taken from Ananas comosus cultivar F153 linkage group 5, ASM154086v1, whole genome shotgun sequence, encodes the following:
- the LOC109710753 gene encoding uncharacterized protein LOC109710753 isoform X1, with amino-acid sequence MEEATTPEPVCAKEALDLLNCVAASPFDRDTCLRLVDALRTCVLHKVRWFSLCCLFSPPFSFEMNGKYRTSQEKEIPS
- the LOC109710753 gene encoding uncharacterized protein LOC109710753 isoform X2, with product MEEATTPEPVCAKEALDLLNCVAASPFDRDTCLRLVDALRTCVLHKKVKKFSLAQKSSAAEVPESKDKA